The following proteins come from a genomic window of Emys orbicularis isolate rEmyOrb1 chromosome 25, rEmyOrb1.hap1, whole genome shotgun sequence:
- the RPL23 gene encoding large ribosomal subunit protein uL14, with the protein MSKRGRGGSSGAKFRISLGLPVGAVINCADNTGAKNLYIISVKGIKGRLNRLPAAGVGDMVMATVKKGKPELRKKVHPAVVIRQRKSYRRKDGVFLYFEDNAGVIVNNKGEMKGSAITGPVAKECADLWPRIASNAGSIA; encoded by the exons ATGTCCAAGCGAG GACGTGGTGGTTCGTCCGGTGCGAAATTCCGTATTTCCCTCGGTCTCCCCGTGGGAGCTGTGATTAACTGTGCAGATAACACAG GTGCCAAGAACCTGTACATCATCTCTGTGAAGGGGATTAAGGGGCGCCTGAACAGGCTGCCAGCTGCTGGTGTAGGCGACATGGTCATGGCTACTGTCAAGAAGGGCAAACCCGAGCTCAGGAAGAAGG TGCACCCAGCAGTGGTAATTCGGCAGCGGAAATCGTACCGGAGAAAAGACGGGGTGTTCCTCTATTTTGAAGACAACGCGGGAGTGATAGTAAATAACAAAGGGGAAATGAAAG GCTCAGCAATCACAGGCCCCGTGGCTAAGGAATGCGCAGATCTGTGGCCCAGGATAGCCTCCAATGCTGGCAGCATCGCATAA
- the SPMAP1 gene encoding sperm microtubule associated protein 1, which yields MACLSRRCLQRQKGFILDGVAVDTLAGSYAHIPPKLWSALPPYNAQLDGHAASYFASPGVKSLLKNTEQHRGGTSRDGWIVDYFHIYGPEQRYLNRRNWAGAGHSSEQVGGHYSFLADVKPMKGYNGRFGYRRNTPDLRVNSSCFGEVSVFPLH from the exons ATGGCTTGTCTCAGCAGGCGGTGTCTGCAGCGGCAGAAGGGCTTTATCCTGGACGGGGTGGCCGTGGACACGCTGGCCGGCAGCTACGCGCACATCCCGCCCAAGCTGTGGTCCGCCTTGCCCCCGTACAACGCCCAGCTGGATGGCCACGCCGCCAGCTACTTCGCGTCCCCCGGGGTCAAGTCCCTGCTGAAGAACACGGAGCAG CACCGAGGTGGTACATCCAGGGATGGTTGGATAGTGGATTATTTCCACATCTATGGGCCAGAGCAGAGGTACCTGAACAGGAGGAACTGGGCAGGTGCAG GCCACTCTTCTGAGCAGGTGGGCGGCCACTACAGCTTCCTGGCAGACGTGAAACCCATGAAGGGCTACAACGGGCGCTTTGGCTATCGTCGCAACACCCCGGACCTGCGGGTGAATTCGTCCTGCTTCGGCGAAGTCAGTGTGTTCCCGCTCCACTGA